From Brassica oleracea var. oleracea cultivar TO1000 chromosome C3, BOL, whole genome shotgun sequence, a single genomic window includes:
- the LOC106332542 gene encoding abscisic acid 8'-hydroxylase 4-like isoform X2 gives MIMAVFWFLVISSFIFCLLLVRMAVSKNNKRKKKKNSTCKLPPGSMGWPYLGETLQLYSQDPNVFFTSKQKRYGDIFKTRILGYPCVMLASPEAARFVLVTHAHMFKPTYPRSKERLIGPSALFFHQGDYHAYLRKLVQSSLYPETIRKLIPDIEHIALSSLQSLANMHIVSTYQEMKKFAFDVGILAIFGHLECSYREMLKHNYNIVEKGYNSFPMNLPGTSYHKALKARKRLKTIVSEIIRERREKSILRTDFLGHLLNYKDDKGRVLTQEQSADNIIGVLFAAQDTTASCLTWILKYLHDDQKLLEDDEQRATYKENSREKKSLTWGQTRNMPQTHKVILESLRMASIIPFTFREAVDDVEYKGYLIPKGWKVMPLFRNIHHNPKYFSNAEVFDPSRFEVNPKPNTFMPFGSGVHACPGNELAKLQILIFLHHLVSKFRWEVVGGEGGVEYGPFPIPRNGLLTTFRQHSL, from the exons ATGATTATGGCTGTATTTTGGTTCTTGGTCATATCAAGTTTCATCTTCTGCTTGCTGTTGGTACGAATGGCGGTTTCAAAGAATAATAAGAGAAAGAAGAAGAAGAACAGTACATGCAAGCTTCCTCCTGGTTCCATGGGATGGCCTTACTTAGGAGAGACTCTACAACTTTATTCACAAGACCCCAATGTTTTCTTCACTTCCAAGCAAAAGAG ATATGGAGATATATTCAAAACACGAATCCTTGGCTATCCTTGCGTGATGCTGGCTAGCCCCGAGGCTGCAAGGTTTGTCTTGGTGACTCATGCACATATGTTCAAGCCAACGTATCCGAGAAGCAAGGAGAGGCTAATTGGACCATCTGCTCTATTTTTCCACCAAGGAGATTATCATGCCTATTTAAGGAAACTTGTCCAATCCTCTTTATACCCTGAAACCATCCGGAAACTTATCCCTGATATCGAACACATTGCCCTCTCTTCTTTACAATCTTTGGCCAATATGCATATTGTCTCTACGTACCAAGAAATGAAGAAG TTCGCTTTTGATGTTGGTATTCTAGCCATATTTGGCCATTTGGAGTGTTCTTACAGGGAGATGTTGAAACATAATTACAATATTGTGGAAAAAGGCTACAACTCTTTCCCCATGAATCTTCCCGGAACATCTTACCACAAAGCTCTCAAG GCGAGGAAGCGGCTAAAGACAATAGTAAGCGAGATTATACGTGAAAGAAGAGAGAAAAGCATTTTGAGAACGGACTTTCTTGGTCATCTACTCAACTATAAGGACGATAAGGGTCGTGTGCTAACCCAAGAACAGAGTGCGGACAACATTATCGGAGTCCTTTTCGCCGCTCAAGACACGACAGCTAGTTGCCTAACTTGGATTCTTAAGTACTTACATGATGATCAGAAGCTTCTAGAAGAT GATGAGCAAAGAGCAACATATAAAGAAAACAGTAGAGAGAAAAAGTCTTTAACATGGGGACAAACAAGAAACATGCCACAAACACACAAG GTTATACTTGAGAGTTTGAGGATGGCAAGCATCATACCCTTCACATTCAGAGAAGCAGTGGATGATGTTGAATATAAGG GATATTTGATACCGAAGGGATGGAAAGTGATGCCACTCTTCAGGAATATTCATCACAATCCCAAATATTTTTCAAACGCTGAGGTTTTCGATCCATCTAGATTTGAG GTAAATCCAAAGCCAAATACATTCATGCCCTTTGGAAGTGGTGTTCATGCTTGTCCCGGGAACGAACTCGCCAAGTTACAGATTCTTATCTTTCTCCACCACTTAGTTTCCAAATTTCG ATGGGAAGTGGTGGGAGGAGAAGGGGGAGTAGAGTACGGTCCATTTCCAATCCCTCGAAATGGTCTTCTTACTACATTTCGGCAACATTCTCTTTAG
- the LOC106332542 gene encoding abscisic acid 8'-hydroxylase 4-like isoform X1: MIMAVFWFLVISSFIFCLLLVRMAVSKNNKRKKKKNSTCKLPPGSMGWPYLGETLQLYSQDPNVFFTSKQKRYGDIFKTRILGYPCVMLASPEAARFVLVTHAHMFKPTYPRSKERLIGPSALFFHQGDYHAYLRKLVQSSLYPETIRKLIPDIEHIALSSLQSLANMHIVSTYQEMKKFAFDVGILAIFGHLECSYREMLKHNYNIVEKGYNSFPMNLPGTSYHKALKARKRLKTIVSEIIRERREKSILRTDFLGHLLNYKDDKGRVLTQEQSADNIIGVLFAAQDTTASCLTWILKYLHDDQKLLEDVKDEQRATYKENSREKKSLTWGQTRNMPQTHKVILESLRMASIIPFTFREAVDDVEYKGYLIPKGWKVMPLFRNIHHNPKYFSNAEVFDPSRFEVNPKPNTFMPFGSGVHACPGNELAKLQILIFLHHLVSKFRWEVVGGEGGVEYGPFPIPRNGLLTTFRQHSL, encoded by the exons ATGATTATGGCTGTATTTTGGTTCTTGGTCATATCAAGTTTCATCTTCTGCTTGCTGTTGGTACGAATGGCGGTTTCAAAGAATAATAAGAGAAAGAAGAAGAAGAACAGTACATGCAAGCTTCCTCCTGGTTCCATGGGATGGCCTTACTTAGGAGAGACTCTACAACTTTATTCACAAGACCCCAATGTTTTCTTCACTTCCAAGCAAAAGAG ATATGGAGATATATTCAAAACACGAATCCTTGGCTATCCTTGCGTGATGCTGGCTAGCCCCGAGGCTGCAAGGTTTGTCTTGGTGACTCATGCACATATGTTCAAGCCAACGTATCCGAGAAGCAAGGAGAGGCTAATTGGACCATCTGCTCTATTTTTCCACCAAGGAGATTATCATGCCTATTTAAGGAAACTTGTCCAATCCTCTTTATACCCTGAAACCATCCGGAAACTTATCCCTGATATCGAACACATTGCCCTCTCTTCTTTACAATCTTTGGCCAATATGCATATTGTCTCTACGTACCAAGAAATGAAGAAG TTCGCTTTTGATGTTGGTATTCTAGCCATATTTGGCCATTTGGAGTGTTCTTACAGGGAGATGTTGAAACATAATTACAATATTGTGGAAAAAGGCTACAACTCTTTCCCCATGAATCTTCCCGGAACATCTTACCACAAAGCTCTCAAG GCGAGGAAGCGGCTAAAGACAATAGTAAGCGAGATTATACGTGAAAGAAGAGAGAAAAGCATTTTGAGAACGGACTTTCTTGGTCATCTACTCAACTATAAGGACGATAAGGGTCGTGTGCTAACCCAAGAACAGAGTGCGGACAACATTATCGGAGTCCTTTTCGCCGCTCAAGACACGACAGCTAGTTGCCTAACTTGGATTCTTAAGTACTTACATGATGATCAGAAGCTTCTAGAAGATGTTAAG GATGAGCAAAGAGCAACATATAAAGAAAACAGTAGAGAGAAAAAGTCTTTAACATGGGGACAAACAAGAAACATGCCACAAACACACAAG GTTATACTTGAGAGTTTGAGGATGGCAAGCATCATACCCTTCACATTCAGAGAAGCAGTGGATGATGTTGAATATAAGG GATATTTGATACCGAAGGGATGGAAAGTGATGCCACTCTTCAGGAATATTCATCACAATCCCAAATATTTTTCAAACGCTGAGGTTTTCGATCCATCTAGATTTGAG GTAAATCCAAAGCCAAATACATTCATGCCCTTTGGAAGTGGTGTTCATGCTTGTCCCGGGAACGAACTCGCCAAGTTACAGATTCTTATCTTTCTCCACCACTTAGTTTCCAAATTTCG ATGGGAAGTGGTGGGAGGAGAAGGGGGAGTAGAGTACGGTCCATTTCCAATCCCTCGAAATGGTCTTCTTACTACATTTCGGCAACATTCTCTTTAG